A single region of the Salvia miltiorrhiza cultivar Shanhuang (shh) chromosome 8, IMPLAD_Smil_shh, whole genome shotgun sequence genome encodes:
- the LOC131001004 gene encoding epimerase family protein SDR39U1 homolog, chloroplastic, protein MELCGATSISWANSITPHHFPQTLSVWKLRQTRVFSVTSSNDKADEMIVSVTGATGFIGKRLVQRLLADDHRVRVLTRSRSKALSIFPARDYPGIKIAEEPEWRNCIQGSTAVVNLAGLPISTRWSPEIKKEIKESRIKVTSKVVDFINSTQDDLRPKVLVSATAVGYYGTSETRVFDEESPSGNDYLAEVCREWEATALRVNKDVRLARIRIGVVLGKEGGALAKMIPLFMMFAGGPLGSGKQWFSWIHVDDLVSLIYEALSNPSYKGVINGTAPNPVRLSEMCDHLGSVLGRPSWLPVPELALKAVLGEGACVVLEGQKVVPMRAKELGFPFKYPYIKQALRSIMS, encoded by the exons ATGGAACTCTGTGGAGCCACTTCAATTTCTTGGGCGAATTCCATAACTCCTCATCACTTTCCACAAACACTCTCA GTTTGGAAGCTTCGGCAAACAAGAGTTTTCTCTGTAACTAGCAGCAATGACAAG GCAGATGAGATGATCGTTTCAGTAACTGGAGCCACTGGGTTCATAGGTAAAAGATTGGTGCAGAGATTGCTTGCAG ATGATCATCGTGTGCGGGTCTTGACACGATCTAGGTCAAAAGCCCTGTCAATTTTTCCGG CCAGGGACTATCCAGGAATTAAAATAGCAGAGGAACCAGAATGGAGAAACTGCATTCAAGGTTCTACGGCTGTTGTAAATCTGGCCGGATTGCCTATAAGCACAAGATGGTCACCCGAG ATCAAGAAAGAGATCAAGGAAAGCAGGATTAAAGTAACTTCTAAG GTTGTAGATTTTATTAATAGCACACAGGATGACCTTCGCCCCAAGGTTTTGGTTAGTGCAACAGCTGTCGGCTACTATG GAACTAGTGAGACTCGAGTTTTTGATGAGGAAAGTCCATCAGGAAATGATTACTTAGCAGAG GTTTGTAGAGAATGGGAAGCAACAGCTCTAAGAGTCAATAAAGATGTTAGACTAGCACGAATACGTATTGGCGTGGTTCTTGGAAAAGAGGGTGGTGCTTTGG CTAAAATGATACCACTCTTCATGATGTTTGCTGGTGGACCTTTGGGTTCTGGAAAGCAGTG GTTCTCCTGGATTCATGTGGATGACCTAGTAAGCCTGATATACGAAGCTCTGTCCAACCCTTCTTACAAAG GAGTGATCAATGGCACAGCACCAAACCCCGTTAGGCTGTCAGAGATGTGTGATCATCTGGGATCAGTGTTAGGTCGACCATCGTGGCTTCCAGTGCCAGAGCTGGCACTCAAGGCTGTGCTAGGAGAAGGCGCTTGTGTG GTTCTTGAAGGACAAAAGGTGGTTCCAATGAGAGCTAAGGAGCTGGGCTTCCCTTTCAAATACCCCTACATTAAACAAGCTCTCAGATCAATCATGTCTTAG
- the LOC131001003 gene encoding arginine decarboxylase-like — MVEDNHNADPYVLPAAAAWSPAHSAMLYRVDRWGAPYFAVNAAGNISVRPSGDDTLPHHEIDLLKVVSMAAAPKSSGGLGLELPLVVRFPKLLQNRVEALQSAFGLAMESHGYDAHYQGVYPVKSNHDKYVVEDIVQFGSGFRFGLESGSKPELLLAMSCLCNGSPDALLVCNGFKDADYISLALVARKLHLNSVIVLEQEQELDLVIHIARKVLVRPVIGLRAKLRTKHAGHFGSTSGENGKFGLTTAQILRVVKKLGECEMLDCLQLLHFHVGSQIPSTSLLADCVAEAAQIYCELVRHGACMKVIDVGGGLGIDYDGSKSEDSGMSIGYSLEDYASTVVQTVGIVCDGKAVKHPVICSESGRAIVSHHSILVFEAVSTSKHGDDPQQIVSPCLVVEGLSDEARAVYRSLYAAAMSNEYERCVVYGEQLKEICVEQFKQGCLEMEHLAAVDGLCEFISNAAGVSDPVLTYHVNLSVFTSIPDFWGIGQLFPILPIHRLDERPALRGFLSDLTCDSDGKIDKFIGGESSLPLHKLEGGGGYYLGMFLGGAYEEALGGVHNLFGGPSVVRVGQSGGGSGFAVKSAVPGPSCGDVLRGMQHRPELMFQTLRHRVEEFVGDCEALVDALACCFGSMPYLAAASSCRLTAAVAAADVAEE, encoded by the coding sequence ATGGTGGAGGATAATCATAATGCTGATCCCTACGTTCTTCCCGCCGCCGCTGCATGGTCCCCGGCGCACTCGGCGATGCTGTACCGTGTGGACCGGTGGGGCGCCCCTTACTTCGCCGTGAACGCCGCCGGAAACATCTCCGTCCGCCCAAGTGGAGACGATACATTGCCCCACCACGAAATCGATCTTCTCAAGGTCGTGAGCATGGCCGCCGCCCCGAAATCTTCGGGCGGCCTCGGGCTTGAGCTCCCTCTGGTTGTTCGATTCCCCAAGCTGCTTCAAAATCGAGTGGAGGCGCTTCAATCCGCATTCGGTTTGGCGATGGAATCGCACGGGTACGACGCCCATTATCAGGGCGTTTACCCTGTGAAAAGCAATCACGACAAGTATGTGGTGGAGGACATCGTTCAATTCGGGTCGGGCTTCCGCTTCGGCCTCGAATCCGGATCCAAACCTGAGCTTCTGTTGGCGATGAGCTGCCTCTGCAACGGAAGCCCCGATGCGCTCCTGGTTTGCAACGGATTCAAGGATGCAGACTACATTTCTCTTGCTCTCGTCGCTCGAAAACTGCACTTGAATTCTGTTATTGTGCTTGAGCAAGAGCAAGAGCTCGACCTCGTCATCCACATCGCCCGGAAAGTACTCGTCCGCCCCGTGATCGGGCTGCGGGCCAAGCTGAGGACGAAACACGCCGGCCATTTCGGCTCCACCTCCGGCGAGAATGGGAAATTCGGCCTCACAACTGCACAGATTCTCCGAGTTGTGAAGAAATTAGGTGAATGCGAAATGCTCGATTGCCTGCAGTTGCTGCATTTCCACGTCGGTTCCCAAATCCCTTCGACTTCGCTACTGGCTGATTGCGTCGCCGAAGCTGCGCAGATCTACTGCGAGTTAGTCCGCCATGGCGCTTGTATGAAGGTCATCGACGTCGGCGGAGGCCTCGGTATCGATTACGACGGCTCCAAGTCGGAAGATTCTGGCATGTCTATTGGCTACAGCCTTGAAGATTATGCCTCGACCGTCGTCCAAACTGTGGGTATTGTGTGCGACGGCAAGGCCGTGAAGCATCCGGTGATCTGCAGCGAGAGCGGCCGCGCCATCGTTTCACACCACTCCATTCTAGTGTTCGAAGCTGTTTCAACAAGCAAACATGGTGATGATCCGCAGCAGATTGTTTCTCCTTGTCTCGTTGTGGAGGGGTTGAGCGACGAAGCTCGCGCTGTTTACCGGAGCCTATATGCGGCCGCCATGAGCAATGAGTACGAGAGGTGCGTGGTTTATGGGGAGCAGCTCAAGGAGATATGCGTGGAGCAGTTCAAGCAAGGGTGTTTGGAGATGGAGCATCTCGCCGCCGTTGATGGCCTCTGCGAGTTTATCAGCAACGCCGCTGGTGTTTCTGATCCTGTGCTCACTTACCACGTCAATCTCTCCGTTTTCACTTCAATTCCTGATTTCTGGGGCATCGGCCAGCTCTTCCCGATCCTTCCCATCCACAGGCTGGACGAGCGGCCGGCGCTGAGGGGATTTCTGTCGGACTTGACCTGCGACAGCGACGGCAAGATCGACAAGTTCATAGGCGGGGAGTCGAGCTTGCCTCTGCACAAACTGGAAGGCGGTGGCGGCTACTATCTGGGGATGTTTCTTGGCGGGGCTTATGAGGAGGCGCTGGGAGGAGTTCACAACCTGTTTGGTGGGCCGAGCGTGGTGCGCGTGGGGCAGAGCGGCGGCGGTTCTGGCTTTGCGGTGAAGAGCGCGGTGCCCGGGCCGTCGTGCGGGGATGTGCTCCGGGGGATGCAGCATCGGCCGGAGCTCATGTTCCAGACGTTGAGGCACCGTGTGGAGGAGTTTGTTGGTGATTGTGAGGCGCTCGTCGACGCTCTTGCTTGCTGTTTCGGTAGCATGCCTTATCTGGCCGCGGCCTCCTCTTGCAGGCTCACAGctgccgtcgccgccgccgacgtAGCTGAGGAGTAG
- the LOC131001006 gene encoding V-type proton ATPase 16 kDa proteolipid subunit yields MSSTFSGDETAPFFGFLGAAAALVFSCMGAAYGTAKSGVGVASMGVMRPELVMKSIVPVVMAGVLGIYGLIIAVIISTGINPKAKSYYLFDGYAHLSSGLACGLAGLAAGMAIGIVGDAGVRANAQQPKLFVGMILILIFAEALALYGLIVGIILSSRAGQSRAD; encoded by the exons ATGTCTTCGACATTCAGTGGCGATGAAACTGCTCCCTTCTTCGGATTCCTTGGCGCCGCTGCTGCCCTCGTATTCTCAT GTATGGGTGCGGCCTATGGGACAGCTAAGAGTGGTGTAGGTGTGGCATCAATGGGAGTGATGAGGCCGGAGCTGGTAATGAAATCGATTGTGCCAGTGGTTATGGCTGGTGTTTTGGGTATATACGGTTTGATTATTGCTGTCATTATCAGCACTGGTATTAACCCTAAAGCCAAGTCCTATTACCTTTTTGATGGTTATGCCCATCTTTCTTCTGGTCTTGCCTGTGGCCTAGCTGGGCTTGCTGCTGGAATGGCTATCGGCATTGTTGGAGATGCTGGTGTTAG GGCCAATGCACAACAACCCAAGTTATTTGTGGGAATGATCCTTATTCTCATTTTCGCTGAAGCTTTGGCGCTCTATGGTCTTATCGTTGGAATTATTTTGTCTTCGCGGGCTGGCCAGTCTAGAGCCGACTAG